AACAGGCCGACGACCGCGAGCCACGTTAGCCACACAACGGTGTTGAACTGCGCCGATTCGTAGGCCGCCAGGGAGTGTGCCCAAGCGACGACCAGGAATAAGAAGGGGAAGATGATCAAAGTATGCCACGCCAAGACCCGCGACACGGAGGCAAAACCATGCCCGAGCACCGCTCGCCACGTGAAATCCTCGGCGTCGTTGCGGGACGGCCAGCCTCGGCCGCTTTCCAGGCAACCCACCAAGGGGCGGATAATCTGTGTCAAGCCGGCATAGTTGAGATCGCGAGGCTGTTGCGGCGCGCGCTCAAACGGATTCAACAATGGAAAGCGATCCGCAAAACTGCGACGCTGCAGATGGCCCCGGAACCACCAGGCGATCGCGATCGCCACAAAAAAGCAGGGAAGCGTGGGCGTCACGCGGTCGCCGAAGCGCGCCGATCGCTCCAAAAAAATCGCGGCGTCGGAAAGCGGCTTCGATGGATTGGAGACCAGATACAGCACGACCGCCTCAACGGCCGCCGCCGCGATGAACGACCACGATACGGTACGCATGACCACTGCGGGCACTCGGGCACAGTCTTGGCGGATTCGTGGCCGCCGCATGGCGAGGACGGTGCCAACGGCAACGGCTGCGAAAACCGCGCCCAGCGCGGCGTGCTCGGTTGCCAATACAGCCAAGATCACGGCCTGACGCCTCCAGTTATCAGTCCCGAAGCAGAATGACACTCTACCGCGGAGCCAAAGCGAAAGATGAACGAGCGTGGGCGAAGCAAGAGCAATCTCGGCCGCCAACAACGAGAGAAAATAGGGCACCGGCCACCAGTAGTGCCGAAACGCGTCGTCGCCGCCAGCCGTCGCTACGATGTGGCCGGCCAGATAGCGCAGGGAGCTTACCACGCAAAAGCCGCTGAATCCCGTCGCGATGAGGCCCAGCATGCCGCGCAAGCCATCTTCAATATCTGGGTCGCCGTAGGTCGCAGACGAATCGCGATAGGAGTGATGCGGCTTTTTCTCGCTCACAGCTCGTAGAACGTAGTGTCGGTCGTTTTCGCTGGCGTCTTGCGCGTTCCCTGGCGTGTCCCGGATAGTTTTGTCGTCGCCGTTCTTGGGCAGTTGCTGCTGTTCCAATGGTTGCCATTTCTCTCGCGGAACGACGGCGATGGGCCAAAATTCGCCGTTGCTGACGGCAGTCAACCATACTGGCGGCGCGACGTGATATCCGTCGCCGATGTCCTCGAATGGCGTGCGGTATTCGAGTGGCTCAAACGCAACTCGACTCGCCGGGCCGTTTGCCGCCCGAGGCTGGTCGTCGGAGCAGCGCGACGACTCGCTGCCGCCGGGTACAGGCAAGTCGCTTTGCGCCAAAAGCGCCAACGTGGCATTGTAAACGCCCTCAGAGGCTACGTTGGTGAAGGAGATTCTGCGCGATGCGCTGCGCGGATCGAGCGCAGTCCACTTCTGATTCTTGCTGATGAGAGGATAGGTCGTTGCGATTAGCGAACCTTCCAAGGCAGGCCCGACGTCGGGATGAGTAAAAATGGAATCCGCTCGAAACAGCACGAGTTGAACTTCGGGACAGTAGAACCGCACCTGCTCGGCCAGGAATAGCTGGTCGCGAACATCGGTGGCGATCAGACCAATGCAGCGAATCCCTCTGCGGGTCATCGACAGGAGAATGTGCGCGATGGATCGCTCCACGGAGGAAATCGTGGTTGGCGAAAAGGATGGCACGTGTTGCGGCGTCCCCCTTGTGTCTCCGAGTGAAAGATCGAGGTTCGATTTGGGTGCATTATCGACGTCGCGCCGCTTGCCGGTGAGCAGCCGCGAGTCTTTGTCGTACGCGCTTCGCATGGAGCTGATGTGCATCGGAAAAGGCACCTGAAGTACGTCGCCTTGGGGCGACGTTAAGGTTTGACTCGCCTTTTTCCCGGCGCCCTGCCGGGGCTTCGCTACCGGCAACAATAACTGTTCGCCAAAACTCGTGTCCGCCTCCGTGAGGAACGCAACCTGATGCGGTTCGATGCCGTGTTGCCACAAATGGTCCAGCAGCACTTCGCGGATGACCGAATCGGGAATAACCGTGGCATGAAACGTTACGCTGAGGCCGGGCCGATTGGCCGACAGTTCGCGGAATTCGAGGACCGATTTATTGGATATCGCGGATGCAGAGCCAGATACACACGAAATTGCGACGGGCGCTTCGGCGCTATCTCCTCCAGACCATTCCTTGAACCACTCGCCGATCGCCAGGCGAATCGACGAGGCAGCCCCAGAAAAGAACGGCGCCACGAGATGAAGCCGCAAGCTCGTCTTCGACAGTGGATCCGGCGGCGCGGACGGTTCGGGCCCAGCGGAGACCGGCGCTCGTGGAGTTGCCTGCCAAAAAGACAAAAAGTCGAGCGATCTTCTGAGTGCAACCTTATCGACGCCTGTGGTCGGGGTTTCACCAACGACGAAGACCGCTAAGACGTCGCTCGCATTTCCGGAGCAGCGAAAAAGAATCAGCCCGGGCGCATGGTCGGCTGTCTTGGTTAAGACGCCGGGGCTCACCCCAGGTCCATCGCGTGCGGGTGCCCACGGTAGCCAGTAGCGATCGAATACGTAACCTCGACGTTCGGCAGCACGCTGGAGTCCGTCGAGGGTGATGTCGCTAAAATAACCCAAGTTGGAATCAATCGGGTCGGGCACCGATAGGATCAAGAATCGAACGCGAATTCCGTGCTCGTCGGCTGCCGCACGAAGCGAACCGACTTCCGCAAGCGTCGGCGGACTGGGGCTAGGCGGGCTGATGCCAGCCGCGCGGCTCACCGCCGCCGCTAACGCATCGAAGAAGCCAGGAGAGCTGGGGTTGAATTCGGCGCTGTAAAACTCCTCGATCAAACGTTCCGGATCTTTGCCGCGAATCGATGCTAGGGCAGTGTGGGCGTCGATGCCCCCGGTGGTTTGCTCCCGCACGGGGGCGGCGCCGCAACCGTTTGCGGTAGTAAGCGGACGAGTATCCGGTCCAAGGCGCATAGCAAAGGCAGCAACCAGTCCTAACAGAAATGCTTGACCGATGGTTCGATTCATAGACAAAAACCGGTGGGTTCGCCGACACGGCTAGAACTCGATACGCGACGATCCCTCCTGGACGGTTGACAGTGCAGACGGCGGTAATTTGGCAGAGGTGGACTCGACGTTCAATCGACTTTCTCTCGATCTTCTCGCGAAGTCGCGGGTTTATTCCATTAGTCGGGCCCTGCCTCAGGGGCTAAATCTGGCCTGGAAATCGAGCCTGAAGGGCTTGCACAAAATGTCCGGCGAGTTGCTTGAAGCCGTCGGGATAAGGATGTAACTCGTTCGCCCAGTCGCCGGGCTTAAGCGTGCCTTGTGTGTTGACGAGAATGAAGTTGTTGGCGGCGTTGCCCGCCAAGCCGAGAAGCATCGTGTTGAAGGTGGCTAGTGCTTGCCGAACAATCGACGTGCCTTGCGCGAGGTTCCAGCCACAATAGTCGAGCGACGGTTTGAGCCAAGGGCCGGCACAAGCCGGGTGCGAGCCGTTGGGAATCGCAAAGTCGTAGCTGTGAGCGAAGGGCCTGAATGATCCGCTCCTGCTTCGGCAGCGACATTTCTTCGGTGGTGGCGTCGCCAACGTGCGAGACGTGGAGGATCACCGGGCTTGTGTTGCCCATCAGCGCGAGCTGGGCGACGATGTCGGTGCTGTGGACCGAGACGTCGTTGCCGGCCAGGGGGTAGTCGAATCACGAGTCGCCGTGGGCCAGCATGACCAACGGCTCGGCGGGCACGGGCGCGCCGGCCAGCGCTGCCGCGGCGATCACTTGCGTGCTCGATTTCAGACGTGCGATGGTCCGCTGATGCGCGGCCGTCCGCTCGGCGATTTCATCGTCGATCGCGTCTCGCAACTGCTGCCGTAGTGCAATGCTTTCACGCATGACTTCCCCGCTTCATCGCCCGGTCATTTCACGAGCGATGGCGGTACTTTGGCACAGGCTGACTCGATCTTCAATCGACGTTCTCTCGATCTTCACTCGATTTTCTACGATCGAACTGGCGGGCCTAAAACGCCATCATTTCCCAGAGATACTTGTCGATGTACGTCGCGGAAATTTGGCCGTAGCCGATTTCGGGGGAGAAATAGCCGGGAGAAGGCGCCTGGGTGGCCCAAACGCTGCCCCAACTGTTGCGGAGGATGAACCAGCCGCCCACGGGTTCGGATGGGTCGGGTTCAAACCGAGTCACGCAAATTGCATGGCCGCCCGCCACCACCGACGTCGGTAGAGGGTCGATCACTCGGCCGTAGAGTGCGCCGATCGCCGTATTCCAGTTCGTGGCCAATGGGTTCAGCGCGTCGCGGAAAACGGGTACGGAAATGGCGACCGGGCGCTGCCCGCTCTGCAGAGCGCTCAGCACGGCGGCAGCACCGCCCGACGACTGATACAGCCCCGGGGTGAGAAGCCGACCGCCCGCGTCGGCCTGCGCAGCCGCGGAAGGATCGGCCGCGGACTGTTGGCCTATATTGCCCGGAATTGGAGTGCCGTTGTAATTCCAAAGCGCTTCGGGGCAGATACCGACGGTCGCCAAAGCGGCGCGTGCATATTAGAGGGGTCAAGGGACATTGGCGTGCTCCGCAGTTGGCTAATTTAACGGACTGTCTTCTTGCTTGAACTGCCGAAACGAATTAGAATTTGCTTTGAAATGCCTCACCTGACCCTAAGACCTCTGTCTTTAAGACCTCTGGCGACCGCCACGACGCGGCCGGGCGATTTTGGCATTCGGCTGACCGGTGACGGGCTGCTTGCGCCCCGGAATATCCTGATTGAGCTAGAAAAGCTGGGTATCCGCGACGGCGTCCAGTTGGTGTCGTTCGCGAACGCATTTCCGTCGTCATTGGCGTCGGTGTTCGGATGGTCGGTTGATGAGGTCATCGGCGCTCGTGAAGCGCTGTTGAATGACTTGCGGGGATTGCTGCCTGACGAAGTTTTGAATCCGCCTCCCGCTCCTCTACGTGCCTTCGGTGCGATGCCGCCGGTTGCGGCCGACGAATCAGAGCCGAGTTGAGTATCTCGGGGATCGATCTTCAATCGACGTTTTATCGATCTTCTTGGCGCTCGCGGCGACCATTGCGGCGGGCCGGCCGTTTGGGTTTGCCGTTGTGCGACGGGTGACGAGTCGCCTTTTTCTGCCGCCACTCCCAGCGGACCGCACCGCCATCAGCGTGAAAGTCGATGTGCGTCTGCCGCTGGTTAAGCTTGTAAACCGCGTCGGCCAGGTGCGACGGCTCGTTGCCGTCGGGCAGACCATTCAGCGGCTTCGCCACGCGGTCTTCGGGTTTCGGGGTCCATCACGCGGGCTGGCGTTCGCCGTGGGTCGGAACTAGACTTGATCTCCGTTGTGGCAACTGGGTTCGTAACGATGGGACGCCGATGATGACGCGCACTTTATTGACGCTGGCCTGTTTCAGCCTGGCAATCGACACCGTATCCGCCGCGGACTGGCAGCCGGCCAAAGGGCCGCTCAAGACCCGCTGGGCCGACGACGTGTCGCCCGACAGGCCCCTGCCCGAATATCCGCGGCCCCAGTTGGTGCGGACCGATTGGCAGAACCTCAATGGTCTGTGGCAGTACGCCGTCCAGCCGAAAGCCGCCGAAAAGCCCGCACAGTACGAGGGGCAAATCCTCGTGCCTTTTCCCGTCGAGTCGGCGCTGTCGGGCGTGATGAAACGCGTGGGGCAGGACCAGCGGCTCTGGTATCGACGCACGTTCTCGCGCGACGATTCTTGGGCGGGCCGCCGCTTGCTGCTGCACTTCGGCGCGGTCGATTGGGAAACCAAAGTCTGGGTCAACGGCCGACCGGTCGGCGAGCATCGCGGCGGATACGATCCCTTCACCTTCGACATCACCGATGCCCTCCGCGAGCGCGGCGAGCAGGAAATCGTCGTCTCCGTGTGGGATCCGACCGACGCCGGACCGCAGCCCCGCGGCAAACAGGTCAACAAGCCCGGCGGCATTTACTATACGCCCACCAGCGGCATCTGGCAGACGGTCTGGTTGGAACCCGTGCCCAAGGGCCACATCGAGTCGCTGAAGATCGTGCCCGACGTCGATCGGCACGCCGTGCGGGTCACCGTGCGATGTGCCGGCCAAACGGGCGACGACCGCGTGACCGTGAGCGTAGCGGGAGCCAGTGCGGGAGAAAAGACTGCGCCGGTCAAGGCCGTTTCGGCGAACGGCCGGCCCGGCGAAGAGCTATTAGTCGAGTTGGCCGACGCGCGTCTCTGGTCGCCCCGCGAACCGTGGTTGTATGACCTTT
This portion of the Pirellulales bacterium genome encodes:
- a CDS encoding S53 family peptidase, which encodes MHISSMRSAYDKDSRLLTGKRRDVDNAPKSNLDLSLGDTRGTPQHVPSFSPTTISSVERSIAHILLSMTRRGIRCIGLIATDVRDQLFLAEQVRFYCPEVQLVLFRADSIFTHPDVGPALEGSLIATTYPLISKNQKWTALDPRSASRRISFTNVASEGVYNATLALLAQSDLPVPGGSESSRCSDDQPRAANGPASRVAFEPLEYRTPFEDIGDGYHVAPPVWLTAVSNGEFWPIAVVPREKWQPLEQQQLPKNGDDKTIRDTPGNAQDASENDRHYVLRAVSEKKPHHSYRDSSATYGDPDIEDGLRGMLGLIATGFSGFCVVSSLRYLAGHIVATAGGDDAFRHYWWPVPYFLSLLAAEIALASPTLVHLSLWLRGRVSFCFGTDNWRRQAVILAVLATEHAALGAVFAAVAVGTVLAMRRPRIRQDCARVPAVVMRTVSWSFIAAAAVEAVVLYLVSNPSKPLSDAAIFLERSARFGDRVTPTLPCFFVAIAIAWWFRGHLQRRSFADRFPLLNPFERAPQQPRDLNYAGLTQIIRPLVGCLESGRGWPSRNDAEDFTWRAVLGHGFASVSRVLAWHTLIIFPFLFLVVAWAHSLAAYESAQFNTVVWLTWLAVVGLFWLTIWQFLWGSYVFLELLRRLARHPMADAFQRLPRKTRKALAWLLLSRLPRRFELEASLRIWQSLQCAVPGLAENSNNTSLRTHLDGLQLAAHYNYPSGDGSGQTVGLLEFGGGYFPDDLKKFCSLAGISPPTVTAISTDGTSTSAKDGAEGEVMLDIEVVAGVCPEANIAVYFAQWTEIGWITALDAAIQDSHNDPGVLSISWGAPEDTDIWTEQAMTQVNESFLEAAHLGITVCLAAGDDGSSDADLDGHAHVDFPGSSPYVLSVGGTTVLADDGSAPDVAWKEGDGLRNDNGGSTGGGVSAVFPRPAWQAGLDNIISVNPGAILGRCIPDLSANADWTASPYLLVVDGHAQPNGGTSAASPLVAALITRINGQRGPGKRLGYVTPVLYQKLGAQAVGALGCTDVESGDNNTSQVGGYSAGPGYDAASGWGTPNGQNLLHVLNMALLNGPAGAPAGAGAGAGGSAAG